One Synechococcus sp. PROS-9-1 DNA window includes the following coding sequences:
- the alaS gene encoding alanine--tRNA ligase, with amino-acid sequence MAVARSSRSAAATPRTGAEIRAAFLSFYEERGHKVMASASLIPEDPTVLLTIAGMLPFKPVFLGQQKRPAPRATSSQKCIRTNDIENVGRTARHHTFFEMLGNFSFGDYFKQQAIEWAWELSTDVFGIDPKHLVVSVFREDDEAEQIWRDVVGVNPKRIIRMDEADNFWASGPTGPCGPCSEIYYDFKPELGDQGIDLEDDDRFIEFYNLVFMQYNRDAEGTLTPLANRNIDTGLGLERMAQILQRVPNNYETDLIFPLLQVAADLAGVDYHQLDDAKQTSLKVIGDHSRAVTQLICDGVTASNLGRGYILRRLLRRVVRHGRLLGIHKPFLVTMGQASIALLQDAHPSVLERQEVILAELQREESRFLETLERGEKLLADVLESKPKQISGAQAFELYDTYGFPLELTQEIAEEQGLDVDLAGFEQAMEQQRQRAKAAAVSIDLTLQDAIDQVAADLNATAFEGYELIALSSSTVQALLVNGEAAASAADGDAVQVLLDSTPFYGEGGGQVGDRGLLVGDGPDGNGLIVVIEGVSRNRGVFVHSGRVQRGRLGVGDVVHGQVDRACRRRAQANHTATHLLQAALKQVVDAGIGQAGSLVNFERLRFDFHCPRAVKPAELEQIETLINDWISDAHRLDVNEMAIEQAKAAGAVAMFGEKYADVVRVVDVPGVSMELCGGTHVSNTAEIGLFKIVSESGVAAGIRRIEAVAGASVLAYLNEREVVVKQLGDRFKAQPGEIVERVSALQEELKSNQKALTAARAELAVAKSAALATQAIAVGDYQLLVARLDGVDGDGLQGAALGLLDQLGDSTAVVLGGLPDPSDQGKVILVAAFGKAVIAQGQQAGKFIGSIAKLCGGGGGGRPNLAQAGGRDGAALDGALEAASDDLKHHLG; translated from the coding sequence ATGGCTGTTGCACGTTCGTCGCGATCCGCTGCTGCCACCCCTCGCACAGGTGCTGAAATTCGGGCGGCATTCCTGAGCTTCTACGAAGAGCGGGGCCACAAGGTGATGGCAAGCGCCTCCTTGATTCCTGAGGATCCCACGGTCTTGCTCACGATTGCGGGGATGTTGCCGTTTAAGCCGGTCTTTCTCGGGCAGCAAAAGCGGCCAGCGCCGCGGGCCACCAGTAGCCAAAAGTGCATTCGCACCAACGACATCGAGAACGTGGGCCGTACGGCGAGGCATCACACGTTTTTCGAGATGCTCGGCAACTTTTCCTTCGGCGATTACTTCAAGCAGCAGGCGATTGAGTGGGCCTGGGAGCTGAGTACGGATGTCTTTGGTATCGACCCCAAGCATTTGGTGGTGAGTGTCTTCCGAGAAGACGATGAGGCTGAACAGATTTGGCGTGATGTGGTGGGGGTGAACCCCAAGCGGATCATCCGCATGGACGAAGCCGACAATTTTTGGGCGTCTGGCCCGACCGGTCCCTGCGGTCCCTGTTCGGAGATCTACTACGACTTCAAGCCTGAACTTGGTGATCAAGGCATTGATCTCGAGGACGACGACCGCTTCATCGAGTTCTACAACTTGGTGTTCATGCAATACAACCGCGACGCTGAGGGCACCCTCACGCCGCTCGCGAACCGGAACATCGACACCGGTCTGGGCCTGGAGCGGATGGCTCAGATCCTGCAGAGGGTTCCCAACAACTATGAAACAGACCTGATTTTTCCGCTGCTTCAAGTGGCTGCTGATCTTGCTGGGGTCGACTACCACCAGCTCGACGATGCAAAACAAACGTCTCTCAAGGTGATTGGTGATCACAGCCGTGCTGTGACGCAGCTGATTTGTGATGGCGTTACGGCGAGCAACTTGGGACGGGGGTACATCCTGCGTCGTCTCTTGCGCCGGGTGGTGCGGCACGGCCGTTTGTTGGGCATTCACAAGCCTTTCCTTGTCACGATGGGACAGGCTTCGATCGCGCTCCTCCAGGACGCTCATCCGTCGGTGCTTGAGCGGCAAGAGGTGATCTTGGCTGAGCTTCAGAGGGAGGAGTCGCGCTTTTTGGAAACCTTGGAGCGCGGGGAGAAGCTGCTGGCAGACGTTCTCGAAAGCAAGCCCAAACAGATCAGTGGAGCACAAGCATTTGAGCTCTATGACACCTACGGCTTCCCCCTGGAGCTCACCCAGGAAATTGCTGAAGAGCAGGGCCTTGATGTGGATCTGGCCGGATTCGAGCAAGCGATGGAGCAACAGCGTCAGCGGGCCAAGGCTGCAGCGGTCAGTATTGACCTCACGCTGCAGGATGCGATCGATCAAGTGGCGGCCGATCTCAATGCCACGGCGTTTGAGGGATATGAACTGATAGCCCTGTCCAGCAGCACCGTGCAGGCCTTATTGGTCAACGGTGAAGCCGCTGCATCAGCCGCGGATGGCGATGCGGTGCAGGTGCTGCTGGACAGCACACCGTTTTATGGAGAGGGCGGTGGACAGGTGGGTGATCGCGGTCTTTTGGTGGGTGATGGCCCTGATGGCAACGGTTTGATCGTCGTGATTGAGGGCGTCAGCCGCAACCGCGGGGTGTTTGTGCATAGCGGCAGGGTTCAACGTGGCCGTCTCGGAGTTGGTGATGTGGTGCATGGTCAAGTCGACCGCGCCTGCCGACGCCGTGCTCAAGCGAATCACACGGCCACTCACTTGCTTCAAGCGGCACTCAAACAGGTGGTGGATGCAGGCATTGGCCAGGCTGGCTCACTGGTCAATTTCGAGCGGCTGCGCTTCGACTTCCACTGTCCGCGGGCGGTGAAGCCAGCGGAGCTTGAGCAGATCGAAACCTTGATTAACGACTGGATCAGCGATGCGCACCGTCTTGACGTCAATGAGATGGCGATTGAACAAGCCAAGGCTGCTGGTGCCGTCGCGATGTTTGGCGAGAAGTATGCCGATGTGGTGCGCGTGGTTGACGTTCCTGGTGTGTCGATGGAGCTGTGTGGTGGCACGCATGTGAGCAACACAGCCGAGATTGGTTTGTTCAAGATCGTGAGCGAGAGCGGTGTTGCTGCTGGGATCCGCAGGATTGAAGCGGTGGCTGGTGCTTCTGTGCTGGCGTATCTCAATGAGCGTGAGGTTGTGGTCAAGCAGCTCGGTGATCGCTTTAAGGCGCAGCCTGGTGAGATCGTCGAGCGCGTGTCGGCGTTGCAGGAGGAACTGAAGAGCAACCAAAAAGCGTTGACTGCAGCACGGGCTGAATTAGCGGTCGCGAAGTCAGCGGCCTTGGCAACCCAAGCCATTGCTGTTGGTGACTATCAGTTGTTGGTGGCCCGTCTTGATGGTGTGGATGGTGATGGCTTACAGGGCGCCGCTTTGGGATTGCTGGATCAGTTGGGTGATTCCACTGCTGTTGTGTTGGGAGGTTTGCCTGATCCGAGCGACCAAGGCAAGGTGATTTTGGTGGCAGCGTTTGGGAAAGCCGTGATCGCTCAAGGTCAGCAGGCGGGCAAGTTCATTGGTTCGATTGCCAAGCTCTGCGGCGGCGGTGGCGGCGGTCGGCCGAATCTGGCTCAGGCGGGCGGACGCGATGGAGCCGCTCTGGATGGGGCGCTAGAGGCGGCTAGCGACGATTTAAAACATCATTTGGGATGA
- a CDS encoding DEAD/DEAH box helicase, which produces MSLLHATWLPAIRTPASSGRAALLVWADTWRVAEPAGPSTTPALHPFTLSPDDLRALLTERDLLPDGIIDATACLTLPSRSVKPRKKRGTETSGTEEPGWTGLPLQAGEPIPKQTEWWPWQVQGLAIEPMAATAWLSKLPLSGRHPELADELRWWSHMQRWSLSLVARSRWLPQVELSKGEGYPHRARWVPLLNREEDRRRLEDLASGLPLVATCALPWREPTGKRSNRITRLRPEAMRAANPVACCRPRSGRLRVATLLADLMDAQLRKGFTPDHEGLDPLLRAWEEALSSDTGELQLSDEDTERLATASHHWREGVAGNVAAARACLELATPADDEDLWPLRFFLQAEADPTLKLPAGAAWAAGPSGLQLGEIKVDHPSEVLLEGMGRALTVFQPIERGLDSATPESMQLTPAEAFVLVRTAARQLRDVGVGVDLPPSLSGGLASRLGLAIKAELSERSRGFTLGENLDWNWELMIGGVTLTLRELERLAGKRSPLVRHKGAWIELRPNDLKNAERFCAANPDLSLDDALRLTATEGDTMMRLPVHQFDAGPRLQAVLEQYHQQKAPDPLPAPEGFSGQLRPYQERGLGWLAFLHRFDQGACLADDMGLGKTIQLLAFLQHLKAENELKRSVLLIAPTSVLTNWKREATAFTPELNVLEHYGPKRPSTPTELKKALKDVDLVLTSYGLLQRDSELLESHDWQGLVIDEAQAIKNPSAKQSQAARDLARPKKNSRFRIALTGTPVENRVSELWALMDFLNPRVLGEEEFFRHRYRMPIERYGDLSSLRDLKARVGPFILRRLKTDKAIISDLPEKVELSEWVGLSKEQKSLYAKTVEDTLDAIARAPRGKRHGQVLGLLTKLKQICNHPALALKEQGASEDFLKRSVKLQRLEEILDEVMEAGDRALLFTQFAEWGKLLQDYLQRRWRSEVPFLSGSTSKSERQAMVDRFQEDPRGPQLFLLSLKAGGVGLNLTRASHVFHIDRWWNPAVENQATDRAYRIGQTNRVMVHKFITSGSVEEKIDRMIREKSRLAEDIIGSGEDWLGGLEMGQLKELVSLEDNQA; this is translated from the coding sequence ATGAGCCTGCTGCACGCCACCTGGCTTCCGGCCATTCGTACTCCTGCCAGCTCTGGACGAGCTGCCCTGTTGGTGTGGGCTGATACTTGGCGGGTTGCCGAACCTGCAGGCCCAAGTACAACCCCTGCGCTTCACCCCTTCACCCTCAGCCCAGATGATCTCAGGGCCTTGCTAACGGAAAGGGATCTCTTGCCCGACGGCATCATTGATGCCACGGCATGCCTCACCCTGCCGAGCCGCAGTGTGAAGCCCCGAAAGAAACGCGGAACAGAGACCAGCGGCACTGAAGAACCAGGCTGGACAGGCCTTCCCTTGCAAGCTGGAGAGCCGATCCCGAAACAAACAGAGTGGTGGCCTTGGCAGGTTCAGGGCCTCGCCATAGAACCCATGGCGGCTACTGCCTGGCTCTCCAAACTTCCTCTTTCAGGACGACATCCTGAGTTGGCTGATGAGTTGCGCTGGTGGAGTCACATGCAGCGTTGGTCCCTCAGCCTCGTCGCCCGAAGCCGCTGGCTCCCCCAAGTGGAGCTGAGCAAGGGCGAGGGTTATCCCCATCGCGCCCGCTGGGTGCCGCTCCTGAATCGGGAAGAAGACCGTCGCCGTCTTGAGGACCTCGCTTCAGGGCTCCCTCTCGTTGCCACCTGCGCCCTGCCTTGGCGAGAACCAACGGGCAAACGCAGCAACCGGATTACCAGGCTTAGACCAGAAGCCATGCGCGCCGCGAATCCGGTGGCTTGCTGCCGGCCTCGCAGCGGACGACTACGGGTTGCCACGCTTTTAGCTGACCTGATGGACGCGCAGCTGCGCAAGGGCTTTACCCCTGACCATGAAGGCTTGGACCCCTTGCTCCGCGCCTGGGAAGAGGCCTTGAGCTCGGATACAGGGGAGCTCCAACTCAGCGATGAAGACACCGAGCGCCTCGCCACCGCTAGTCATCATTGGCGTGAAGGGGTCGCTGGAAATGTGGCAGCAGCCCGCGCCTGCTTGGAGCTAGCTACACCAGCGGACGATGAAGACCTTTGGCCACTGCGCTTCTTTCTGCAAGCGGAAGCAGATCCAACCCTCAAGCTGCCCGCTGGAGCGGCCTGGGCTGCAGGCCCCAGCGGCCTCCAACTCGGGGAAATCAAGGTGGATCACCCCAGCGAAGTCTTGCTCGAGGGCATGGGACGGGCCCTGACCGTGTTCCAGCCGATCGAACGCGGACTGGACAGCGCCACGCCAGAGAGCATGCAGCTCACACCAGCTGAAGCGTTTGTTTTGGTGCGCACAGCAGCCCGACAACTACGGGATGTGGGCGTTGGCGTTGACCTACCACCAAGCCTGTCTGGAGGGCTGGCCAGCCGGCTTGGCCTCGCCATTAAGGCAGAACTCTCCGAGCGTTCTCGAGGCTTCACACTCGGCGAAAACCTTGACTGGAACTGGGAACTGATGATCGGCGGTGTGACGCTGACCCTACGAGAGCTTGAGCGATTGGCTGGAAAGCGCAGTCCTCTGGTGCGTCACAAAGGCGCTTGGATCGAACTACGCCCCAATGACCTAAAAAATGCTGAGCGCTTTTGCGCCGCCAATCCAGACCTAAGCCTCGACGACGCGCTTCGACTCACCGCCACCGAAGGCGACACGATGATGCGCCTGCCCGTGCATCAATTTGACGCCGGTCCGCGCCTGCAAGCCGTGCTGGAGCAGTACCACCAGCAGAAAGCGCCAGACCCACTCCCCGCCCCCGAAGGATTTTCGGGTCAACTCAGGCCCTATCAAGAGCGAGGTCTCGGCTGGCTTGCCTTCCTGCATCGCTTCGACCAAGGCGCCTGCCTGGCCGATGACATGGGCCTCGGCAAAACCATCCAGCTGCTGGCCTTTCTGCAGCACCTCAAGGCAGAAAACGAACTCAAGCGCTCGGTGCTTTTAATTGCACCCACATCCGTGCTCACCAACTGGAAGCGGGAGGCAACAGCGTTCACACCTGAGCTCAATGTGCTTGAGCACTACGGTCCAAAACGCCCCAGCACCCCAACAGAACTGAAGAAGGCGCTGAAGGATGTGGATCTGGTGCTCACCAGCTATGGCCTATTGCAACGCGACAGTGAGCTGCTCGAAAGTCACGATTGGCAAGGTCTCGTGATCGATGAAGCGCAGGCAATCAAAAACCCCTCTGCAAAGCAAAGCCAAGCCGCCCGTGACCTAGCCCGCCCGAAAAAGAACAGCCGTTTTCGCATCGCACTCACTGGCACACCAGTGGAAAACCGCGTCAGCGAGCTCTGGGCCCTGATGGACTTCCTCAACCCACGGGTGCTGGGAGAAGAAGAGTTTTTCCGTCATCGCTATCGCATGCCGATTGAGCGTTATGGAGACCTGTCATCCCTGCGCGACCTCAAAGCCCGTGTGGGACCGTTCATCCTTAGGCGACTGAAGACCGACAAAGCGATCATCTCGGATCTGCCCGAGAAGGTGGAATTGAGCGAATGGGTGGGTCTGAGCAAAGAGCAGAAGTCGCTGTATGCCAAAACCGTTGAAGACACCCTGGATGCCATTGCGCGCGCACCGCGCGGCAAACGTCATGGCCAGGTGTTGGGGCTGCTCACCAAGCTCAAGCAGATCTGCAACCACCCTGCCCTTGCCCTCAAGGAGCAGGGTGCCAGCGAGGATTTCCTCAAGCGGTCCGTGAAGTTGCAACGCCTCGAAGAAATCCTTGACGAGGTGATGGAAGCTGGAGATCGAGCTTTGCTGTTTACCCAGTTCGCGGAATGGGGCAAGTTGCTCCAGGATTATTTGCAACGACGCTGGCGCAGTGAAGTGCCCTTTCTCAGCGGCAGCACCAGCAAAAGTGAACGGCAAGCGATGGTCGATCGCTTCCAGGAGGATCCGCGCGGGCCTCAGCTTTTCCTCTTGTCACTGAAGGCTGGCGGCGTTGGCCTCAACCTCACTCGCGCCAGTCATGTCTTTCACATCGACCGCTGGTGGAACCCCGCCGTTGAGAATCAAGCCACGGACCGTGCTTATCGCATCGGCCAAACGAACCGCGTCATGGTGCATAAATTCATCACCAGCGGCTCCGTTGAGGAGAAAATTGACCGGATGATTAGAGAGAAGTCCAGACTGGCTGAAGACATCATTGGCTCCGGCGAAGACTGGCTTGGGGGCCTTGAGATGGGACAACTCAAAGAACTCGTGAGCCTGGAGGACAACCAAGCATGA
- a CDS encoding SWIM zinc finger family protein, translating to MSITPPGGINTSISDDGLSQQPWWVEQWMELINSYRFKKRLERAWAYAREGHVNSIRFEGRRVHARVQGTDEDPYKVKLWLDVLKDEDWRYVLEALTMKARWSAQLLAGIMPADIERAFAASGRRLFPFKLQEVRSECSCPDKANPCKHISAVYFLMGERFSEDPFVLFQLRGRTRAKLLEDLAAYRLQAIAESANQHDNAEALAIDVTSSELNPPHPAVLDPTLWWRYDAGLDGDLVVITPAMEGDTGLDAAGELPLAEEPRFPEARPRFLQHLRDQGQAMAQQAMLEAMAAGN from the coding sequence ATGAGCATCACCCCACCAGGCGGCATCAACACCTCGATCAGTGACGACGGTCTCTCCCAGCAACCCTGGTGGGTTGAGCAGTGGATGGAGCTCATCAATTCCTACCGCTTCAAAAAGCGCTTGGAGCGGGCCTGGGCCTACGCGCGAGAAGGTCATGTGAACTCGATTCGCTTTGAAGGCAGGCGGGTGCATGCCCGCGTGCAAGGCACCGACGAAGACCCTTACAAGGTGAAGCTCTGGCTCGACGTTCTGAAAGATGAGGACTGGCGCTACGTGCTCGAAGCGCTCACGATGAAGGCCCGCTGGTCCGCTCAACTGTTGGCCGGGATCATGCCTGCCGACATCGAGCGGGCCTTCGCTGCCAGTGGTCGTCGCCTGTTCCCCTTCAAGCTTCAAGAGGTGAGGAGCGAATGCAGCTGTCCAGACAAAGCCAACCCTTGTAAACACATCAGCGCCGTTTACTTCTTGATGGGAGAACGGTTCAGCGAAGATCCATTTGTGTTGTTTCAGCTGCGTGGTCGCACCCGAGCGAAGTTGCTGGAAGACCTGGCGGCGTATCGCCTACAAGCCATTGCTGAGAGCGCAAACCAGCACGACAACGCAGAAGCGCTTGCGATCGACGTCACCAGTAGCGAACTCAATCCCCCCCATCCCGCGGTTCTCGATCCAACGCTTTGGTGGCGCTACGACGCTGGCCTCGACGGAGACCTGGTGGTGATCACTCCAGCGATGGAAGGGGACACGGGACTGGACGCGGCAGGTGAACTGCCTCTGGCCGAAGAGCCTCGCTTCCCGGAGGCCCGCCCCCGTTTCTTGCAGCACCTGCGCGACCAGGGACAAGCCATGGCGCAACAGGCCATGTTGGAGGCGATGGCAGCGGGGAATTAA
- a CDS encoding MEKHLA domain-containing protein, which produces MTGMIPSTSAPWLRADTQALINRLLISYQKAFAHPLLVCDQGIQFDRTAAQELFASPIAVLAHDHSADPLLTYANGAALRIWGHNWATMVGMPSRLTAEESARGERASALQQAHQNAGFKGYCGIRINQAGRRFMIHNARIWPLWNESNAVCGQAAAFSSWWWL; this is translated from the coding sequence ATGACGGGCATGATTCCAAGCACCAGCGCTCCCTGGTTGAGAGCCGATACCCAGGCATTAATCAACCGCTTGCTGATCTCCTACCAAAAGGCCTTTGCTCACCCCCTACTGGTGTGTGATCAGGGCATCCAGTTCGATCGAACCGCAGCGCAAGAGCTTTTCGCGAGCCCCATTGCCGTGTTGGCTCATGACCACAGCGCTGATCCCTTGCTGACCTATGCCAACGGCGCAGCCCTGCGGATCTGGGGGCACAACTGGGCAACCATGGTGGGCATGCCCTCCAGGCTGACTGCTGAAGAAAGTGCGCGAGGCGAGCGTGCAAGCGCCCTTCAACAAGCCCATCAAAATGCTGGCTTTAAAGGCTATTGCGGGATTCGAATCAATCAAGCGGGTAGGCGTTTCATGATCCACAACGCTCGAATCTGGCCCCTATGGAATGAAAGCAATGCGGTCTGTGGTCAGGCCGCTGCTTTTTCCAGCTGGTGGTGGCTTTAA
- a CDS encoding NRAMP family divalent metal transporter, whose product MATSASRSAAGLRQSLGPGILMAGACIGGSHLMSSTTAGARFGFALLGLILLTNLVKYPFLRVGTRFTAVTGLTLLEGFQRRNRFYLPLYLLVSLVTGTLTIAAVSFVAGLLLTNVPLLANFNTFGLAIAVLAVSGLILLLGHYRALDRLSKVLVVLLTILSGVAALTLLFRGSVGDVAATWVGTTPSPWTAANLAFLIPLMGWMPGPVEMCVWPSLWMFSRAQDSKHSASLKEAEFDFNLGYAVTVVTAVFFVILGAYTMYGTGEGMFAGSGVSFAQNLIRLYTEAMGGWAAWVIVPAAFAAMFSTTLTCLDAYPRSISAIQGLLQGSDRGDLASASQQRRLSVWLVLHLLAALVALLFAFSGVIGVKDFVFGAMTGSFLTAPLFAWMAMDTMNSDLVAVEHRDGPAMRVLTWFGLAFLTGFSLLFIGWSAFGWGA is encoded by the coding sequence ATGGCTACCTCCGCCTCACGTTCGGCAGCTGGTCTCAGGCAGAGCCTAGGGCCGGGGATTTTGATGGCGGGGGCCTGTATTGGCGGGTCTCACTTGATGTCGTCCACAACGGCTGGGGCCAGGTTTGGCTTTGCGTTGTTGGGCCTGATCCTGCTCACCAATTTGGTGAAGTATCCATTCCTGCGAGTGGGCACACGCTTTACCGCAGTCACTGGATTGACGTTATTGGAGGGGTTTCAGCGCCGTAATCGCTTCTACCTCCCGCTTTATCTCCTGGTCAGTCTGGTGACCGGAACGCTCACAATCGCGGCGGTCAGCTTTGTGGCGGGGCTCTTGCTGACCAATGTGCCGCTTTTGGCGAATTTCAATACGTTCGGCTTGGCCATCGCCGTGCTGGCAGTGAGTGGCTTGATCCTTCTGCTGGGGCACTACCGGGCGCTGGATCGTCTTTCGAAAGTGCTGGTGGTTCTGTTGACCATTCTTTCCGGAGTGGCAGCGTTGACTTTGTTGTTCCGCGGCTCTGTTGGGGATGTGGCAGCCACCTGGGTGGGCACGACTCCCTCTCCCTGGACAGCGGCAAACTTGGCATTCCTGATTCCCCTTATGGGCTGGATGCCCGGTCCGGTGGAGATGTGCGTGTGGCCGTCGTTGTGGATGTTCTCTCGCGCCCAAGACAGCAAGCATTCGGCGTCTTTGAAGGAGGCCGAATTTGATTTCAACCTTGGCTATGCGGTCACTGTTGTGACGGCTGTTTTCTTTGTGATTCTGGGCGCTTACACGATGTATGGCACCGGTGAGGGAATGTTTGCGGGCAGTGGGGTGTCGTTTGCTCAGAACCTCATTCGCCTCTACACCGAAGCGATGGGTGGCTGGGCTGCATGGGTGATTGTCCCGGCGGCATTCGCAGCAATGTTTAGTACCACGCTCACCTGTTTAGATGCATACCCACGCAGTATTTCAGCGATCCAAGGCTTGCTGCAGGGGTCCGATCGAGGTGATTTGGCCTCAGCTTCTCAGCAGCGTCGGCTGTCTGTGTGGTTGGTGCTGCATCTACTGGCCGCCTTGGTGGCCCTGCTGTTTGCGTTCAGTGGAGTGATTGGAGTGAAAGATTTTGTCTTCGGTGCGATGACAGGAAGCTTTCTGACTGCTCCCTTATTTGCCTGGATGGCGATGGACACGATGAACAGTGACTTGGTGGCTGTGGAGCATCGCGATGGTCCTGCCATGCGAGTGCTTACTTGGTTTGGTTTGGCCTTTTTGACAGGCTTCAGCCTGCTGTTTATCGGTTGGTCGGCTTTCGGTTGGGGTGCCTGA
- a CDS encoding Hsp20/alpha crystallin family protein: MITLRTSPFDLLDRLEQQVSQAERVPAAEVIETNTSYTVRLELPGVDHESIDVKATDRSLVISAERQPTIPVEDNTTPTEVDAEANAQQLLSEFRTGTWSRSFRFAKPLDRDQLEASYRDGILEIRAAKSDNRTTVSVKVES; the protein is encoded by the coding sequence ATGATCACCCTTCGTACATCACCCTTTGATTTGCTGGATCGCCTTGAACAGCAAGTTTCACAAGCTGAACGCGTTCCTGCTGCTGAAGTGATCGAAACCAACACCAGCTACACCGTGCGACTGGAACTCCCAGGCGTCGACCACGAGTCCATTGATGTCAAAGCCACAGATCGATCGCTTGTGATCAGTGCTGAACGACAACCCACCATCCCCGTTGAAGACAACACAACCCCAACCGAAGTAGACGCAGAAGCCAATGCGCAGCAGCTGCTCAGCGAGTTCCGGACGGGCACATGGAGTCGCAGTTTTCGCTTCGCCAAGCCGCTCGATCGCGACCAACTGGAAGCTTCCTATCGCGACGGCATTCTTGAGATCAGGGCTGCAAAAAGCGACAACCGCACCACCGTGTCGGTGAAGGTGGAAAGCTGA
- a CDS encoding diflavin flavoprotein, with the protein MATSSLKPSVTASSTSPRLSLQSEVIAADSSTIRSLDWERSRFDIEFGLRNGTTYNAFLVRGDRTALIDTSHAKFRDTWLPLLKEQVDPQQIDYLIVSHTEPDHSGLIGDLIDLNPEIEIVGSKVAIQFLKDQVHRPFRSRAVKSGEELDLGINPESGVQHRFEFLSAPNLHWPDTIFSFDHGSGILYTCDAFGLHYCSEDVFDSDPGAIAPDFRFYYDCLMGPNARSVLQALKRMDGLPEINTIAVGHGPLLRHHLSHWINDYREWSGQRNKGESYAAVCYLSQYGFCDRLSQAIAHGIGKTEAQVQLVDLRATDAQELTALISEAKAVVVPTWPANADAELQSSIGTLLAALNGKQLVGVYDAFGGDDEPIDSVAVQLRSQGQKEAFSPLRIRQLPSGGDYQRCEESGTDLGQLLTRDKTIAAMKSLDGDLDKALGRLSGGLYVVTASQGDGESLRRSAMVASWVSQASFSPPGITVAVAKDRAIEALMQVGDKFVLNILREDNHQQLLRHFLKRFPPGADRFAGINVLEAEAEGGPVLGDALAYLGCRVEQRMEGPDHWVIYAVVEQGNVADANAMTAVHHRKVGNHY; encoded by the coding sequence ATGGCCACCTCAAGCTTGAAGCCATCAGTGACTGCGTCAAGCACCAGTCCGAGGCTCTCCCTTCAATCGGAAGTGATTGCGGCTGACAGCAGCACGATTCGTTCCCTCGACTGGGAGCGAAGCCGTTTCGATATTGAATTTGGCCTGCGCAACGGCACCACTTACAACGCCTTTCTAGTGCGGGGTGACCGCACCGCCCTGATTGACACGAGTCACGCCAAATTTCGCGACACCTGGCTGCCGCTTCTGAAAGAGCAAGTCGATCCGCAACAGATCGATTACCTGATCGTGAGCCATACCGAACCGGACCACTCAGGACTGATTGGAGACCTGATTGACCTGAACCCTGAGATCGAAATTGTTGGATCCAAGGTGGCGATTCAATTCCTCAAAGACCAGGTCCATCGGCCGTTCCGCTCCCGAGCCGTCAAAAGCGGAGAAGAGCTTGATCTCGGCATCAATCCTGAGAGCGGCGTGCAGCATCGCTTTGAGTTTTTAAGTGCACCCAACCTGCACTGGCCGGACACAATTTTTTCGTTTGATCACGGCAGCGGAATCCTCTACACCTGCGATGCCTTTGGGCTGCACTACTGCTCAGAAGACGTTTTTGATAGCGATCCTGGCGCGATTGCACCGGATTTCCGCTTCTACTACGACTGCTTGATGGGGCCCAATGCCCGCAGCGTGCTTCAAGCCCTTAAGCGTATGGATGGTCTGCCCGAGATCAACACGATCGCGGTAGGTCATGGCCCTTTGCTTCGCCATCACCTCAGCCACTGGATCAACGATTACCGCGAATGGAGCGGGCAACGCAATAAAGGCGAGAGTTACGCAGCCGTTTGTTATTTGAGTCAATACGGCTTCTGTGATCGGCTCAGTCAGGCGATCGCCCACGGCATCGGCAAAACCGAGGCCCAGGTTCAACTTGTTGATCTACGTGCCACCGATGCCCAAGAGCTCACAGCCCTGATCAGCGAAGCCAAGGCCGTGGTGGTTCCCACCTGGCCAGCGAACGCAGATGCTGAGCTGCAAAGCAGCATTGGAACCTTGTTGGCTGCCTTAAATGGCAAACAGCTGGTGGGCGTTTACGACGCCTTTGGTGGAGATGACGAGCCGATCGATTCCGTGGCCGTACAACTACGCAGCCAAGGACAGAAGGAGGCCTTTTCACCCCTGCGCATTCGCCAGCTTCCTTCAGGTGGCGACTATCAGCGCTGCGAAGAATCAGGCACCGACCTAGGCCAACTCTTAACGCGCGACAAAACGATCGCAGCAATGAAGAGCTTGGATGGCGATCTCGACAAAGCCCTAGGCCGTCTCAGTGGCGGGCTTTATGTGGTCACGGCCAGCCAAGGCGACGGTGAAAGCCTGCGCCGTAGCGCGATGGTGGCGAGCTGGGTCAGTCAGGCCAGTTTCAGTCCACCAGGCATCACCGTGGCCGTGGCCAAAGACAGGGCGATCGAGGCTCTGATGCAGGTTGGCGACAAATTTGTGCTGAATATTCTCCGAGAGGACAACCATCAACAACTTCTCAGGCATTTTCTTAAACGCTTCCCGCCCGGCGCCGACCGTTTCGCTGGCATCAATGTGCTGGAGGCGGAAGCCGAGGGTGGCCCCGTTCTCGGAGATGCACTGGCCTACCTGGGCTGCCGCGTGGAACAACGCATGGAAGGCCCCGATCACTGGGTGATCTATGCCGTGGTGGAACAGGGGAACGTGGCCGATGCAAACGCCATGACCGCCGTCCATCACCGCAAAGTGGGGAATCACTATTAA